In Chryseobacterium oranimense, a single window of DNA contains:
- a CDS encoding RrF2 family transcriptional regulator, which translates to MLSKKSQYAFKALSYLVEKRNDGPVLISEIAEHKKIPLKFLENILLELKKADILDSKKGKGGGYFLKGNPETVKLAKIIRLVNGPIAMLPCVSLNFYEKCEDCNEDHCGLHDVLIEVRDASLNILESKTLMDLVD; encoded by the coding sequence ATGCTTTCAAAAAAATCCCAATATGCTTTTAAAGCGCTTTCATACCTGGTAGAGAAAAGGAATGATGGCCCGGTCCTTATTTCCGAAATTGCGGAACATAAGAAGATCCCTTTGAAGTTTTTAGAAAATATTCTGCTGGAATTGAAAAAAGCGGACATCCTCGACAGTAAAAAAGGAAAAGGAGGAGGATACTTTTTAAAAGGAAACCCTGAAACCGTGAAACTGGCAAAAATTATCCGCCTGGTAAACGGTCCTATTGCCATGCTTCCCTGCGTCAGCTTAAATTTCTATGAAAAATGTGAAGACTGCAATGAAGATCACTGCGGGCTGCACGATGTGCTCATAGAAGTCCGGGATGCTTCCCTGAACATTCTTGAGAGTAAAACTTTAATGGATCTGGTGGACTAA
- a CDS encoding T9SS type A sorting domain-containing protein translates to MKLKLLLGTLMFTAITAHAQVATLNENFNNFTIGTTTFPQNGWSAVVAPITGAFPPAPPRMIVAALDTDNSQRFIQSYAGNNATTPSYLITPMIDNLTGNKVLKFNTTLVSPSPGPGTIQIGLATSPSDMSTFVGVGNPINVTTIGVVQNISINIPSTTGSYIVFKFTPSAAHVAIQIDDVVYNSSTSLGVSDTAQSKENFRFAVNADQTTLEFVTKTELKKIEIYSAAGQKTTEGQLKGQRFDISGLQAGVYYILVETAEGSVVKSKFIKK, encoded by the coding sequence ATGAAATTAAAACTACTTCTAGGAACATTAATGTTTACGGCTATTACAGCGCATGCACAAGTAGCAACGCTTAATGAAAATTTCAACAACTTTACTATTGGCACGACTACTTTCCCTCAAAATGGTTGGTCTGCTGTGGTTGCTCCTATAACCGGAGCGTTCCCGCCTGCACCGCCAAGAATGATTGTAGCAGCCCTTGATACGGACAACAGCCAGAGATTTATCCAGTCTTATGCCGGTAATAATGCGACAACCCCTTCTTATCTTATTACTCCTATGATTGATAATCTGACAGGAAATAAAGTTTTAAAATTTAATACTACATTAGTATCTCCTTCTCCAGGCCCTGGAACGATTCAGATCGGATTAGCAACAAGCCCCAGCGATATGTCAACTTTTGTGGGTGTAGGAAATCCTATCAACGTAACTACAATCGGAGTGGTTCAAAACATAAGTATTAATATTCCTTCAACTACAGGTTCTTATATTGTATTTAAATTTACTCCAAGCGCTGCCCATGTTGCCATACAAATAGATGATGTAGTGTACAACTCTTCTACTTCTTTAGGCGTTAGCGATACTGCCCAATCTAAAGAAAACTTCAGGTTTGCAGTTAATGCTGACCAAACTACATTGGAATTTGTCACCAAAACCGAACTGAAAAAGATTGAGATTTATTCTGCTGCAGGTCAAAAAACAACCGAAGGACAATTAAAAGGACAGAGATTTGATATCAGCGGACTTCAGGCCGGCGTATACTATATATTGGTAGAAACTGCAGAGGGTTCTGTAGTGAAATCCAAATTCATCAAGAAATAA
- a CDS encoding putative quinol monooxygenase: MNLHIVALFKFNENYLMDAVELFQKLVKETRKEEGCLQYDLIEDKDNKGTFFLIELWETVDHHNRHNGQDHLLDFRKDASKIMESSAEVYKGFKIY, translated from the coding sequence ATGAATTTGCATATCGTAGCGCTTTTTAAGTTTAACGAAAACTATTTAATGGACGCTGTAGAACTGTTTCAAAAACTTGTAAAAGAGACCAGAAAAGAAGAAGGCTGCCTTCAGTACGACCTTATTGAAGACAAAGATAATAAAGGAACTTTTTTCCTGATTGAGCTTTGGGAAACCGTTGACCACCACAACAGGCACAACGGGCAGGATCATCTTCTGGATTTCCGTAAAGATGCCTCTAAAATTATGGAAAGCTCTGCGGAAGTATATAAAGGATTTAAAATTTATTGA
- a CDS encoding TonB-dependent receptor plug domain-containing protein — protein sequence MKKKVLSVLSLSIAFWMNAQEKDSLNKNKIEEVVITGQYTQQSINKSIYKVEVIDAQQIKNMAATNVADVLNQSLNIQITPDTRSGNSTANMMGLDGNYVKVLIDNIPVVGDTGLGSNIDLTKLSLNNVERIEVVKGSMGVEYGNGAVAGVINIITKKSNTRKVSVRASLQEETVRDNYDLKKKGNGRHIQNLNVDYNIDTNWFTNVSLNHNQFMGYEGDSKGYKYFERDNKRGFEWNPKDQYDASALIRYSKNKTSFYYKLSYLYEKFNFYNPEVNRIPLNDGMGGALYESIDREYNTKRWGHQFNIQTNIGNIRYMGDFSYQNQDRKYHDYNYDIPNRSVRLSREDKSYYKTDVIYSRGMFSNFLNNKTFDFQLGYELDYTNGYAALIAGDFFGEAVKRKIFTYSNFLSGEWNISDRLSVRPGARLSVSENFDNQFNYSLSARYKTSENSNIRAVAGTANRFPTYDELYTYFVNINHDVQGNPDLNPEKGFSAGAFWDQNFTADDWKIAYSINALYLDVRDRIEMVLVKDPSTYKYMNMDKYRNMLFSANIDFRKDQLALSLRGSVSGTSVSLNSLNHESPTDYQYLVQAGASANYKLKNAKTAFALYYKYTGPGRNYVLESEGTGFRLGKTDDFHMMDFIVSQPFWKNHMELSVGVKNIFDVTSINTTATAGTAHTGATDRLNLYYGRSYFARLIYQF from the coding sequence ATGAAGAAGAAAGTGCTTTCCGTTCTGTCATTATCCATTGCCTTTTGGATGAACGCACAAGAAAAAGATTCTCTTAATAAAAATAAAATAGAGGAAGTTGTCATTACAGGACAGTACACGCAGCAATCCATCAATAAATCAATATATAAAGTTGAGGTGATCGATGCCCAGCAAATCAAAAATATGGCTGCAACCAATGTTGCCGATGTTCTCAACCAAAGCCTTAACATCCAGATCACGCCGGACACCCGCTCCGGAAATTCTACAGCCAATATGATGGGCCTTGACGGCAATTACGTGAAAGTACTCATAGATAATATTCCCGTAGTGGGCGATACAGGATTGGGAAGCAATATAGATCTTACCAAACTGTCCCTGAATAATGTAGAAAGAATAGAAGTTGTAAAGGGAAGCATGGGAGTAGAATATGGTAATGGAGCAGTAGCAGGGGTTATTAATATTATCACCAAGAAAAGCAATACCAGAAAGGTAAGTGTAAGAGCCTCTCTGCAGGAAGAAACCGTAAGAGACAATTATGACCTGAAGAAAAAAGGAAACGGAAGACATATTCAGAACCTTAATGTAGACTATAATATTGATACTAACTGGTTTACTAATGTAAGCTTAAACCATAACCAGTTCATGGGGTATGAAGGTGACAGTAAAGGCTATAAATATTTTGAAAGGGATAATAAAAGAGGCTTCGAATGGAATCCAAAAGACCAGTATGACGCCTCGGCATTGATCCGCTATTCAAAAAACAAAACTTCTTTCTATTATAAGCTGTCTTATTTATATGAAAAATTCAATTTTTATAATCCTGAAGTCAACAGAATTCCATTGAATGACGGAATGGGAGGAGCGTTGTATGAAAGTATAGACAGGGAATATAATACCAAACGATGGGGGCATCAGTTTAATATCCAAACCAACATTGGAAATATACGGTATATGGGAGATTTTTCTTACCAAAACCAGGACAGGAAATACCATGATTATAATTATGATATTCCAAACAGATCGGTAAGGCTCAGCAGGGAAGACAAATCCTACTACAAAACAGATGTGATCTATTCAAGAGGGATGTTCAGTAATTTTCTCAATAATAAAACTTTCGATTTCCAGCTTGGCTATGAACTGGATTATACTAACGGATATGCGGCACTTATTGCCGGAGATTTCTTTGGTGAAGCAGTGAAAAGAAAAATCTTTACCTATTCCAACTTCCTCTCCGGGGAATGGAATATTTCAGACAGGCTTTCTGTAAGGCCGGGCGCAAGACTTTCCGTGAGTGAGAATTTTGACAATCAGTTCAATTATTCCCTTTCCGCAAGGTATAAAACTTCTGAAAACTCCAATATACGGGCTGTAGCAGGAACTGCCAACCGTTTTCCTACCTATGATGAGCTTTACACCTACTTCGTTAATATCAATCATGACGTACAGGGAAACCCTGACCTGAATCCTGAAAAAGGGTTTTCAGCAGGTGCTTTCTGGGATCAGAACTTTACAGCAGACGATTGGAAAATTGCATACAGCATTAATGCCCTATATCTTGACGTTCGCGACAGGATAGAAATGGTGCTTGTAAAAGATCCCTCTACCTACAAATATATGAATATGGATAAGTACAGAAACATGCTGTTCTCTGCCAATATAGACTTTAGAAAAGACCAGCTGGCCTTATCCTTAAGAGGATCTGTAAGCGGAACTTCAGTATCCCTGAATTCATTAAATCATGAATCACCTACAGATTACCAATATTTAGTTCAGGCAGGGGCATCGGCAAACTATAAATTAAAAAATGCCAAGACTGCTTTTGCCCTTTATTATAAATATACCGGTCCGGGAAGAAATTATGTGCTGGAAAGTGAAGGTACAGGCTTCAGACTCGGAAAAACAGATGATTTCCACATGATGGATTTCATTGTAAGCCAGCCATTCTGGAAAAACCATATGGAACTTTCTGTGGGAGTGAAAAATATATTCGATGTCACCAGTATCAACACGACTGCTACTGCCGGAACGGCCCATACAGGCGCAACAGATCGCCTCAATTTGTATTACGGAAGAAGCTATTTCGCTAGATTAATTTATCAATTCTAA
- a CDS encoding DUF4268 domain-containing protein yields MFSKQEAQQLKKEFWTAFGKSFPRKWLLYDTKIKDMSFKFNADNKKAEVSLDIEMKDELFRNAYYEKIWSLEDILKDFIGDFQKEEYFTLDNGKVISKIWVEKHGVSIFNKNSWQEVFEFFRDKMDGFERFYYEYEDFIKDV; encoded by the coding sequence ATGTTCAGTAAACAAGAAGCTCAGCAGCTAAAAAAAGAATTTTGGACGGCTTTTGGAAAGTCTTTTCCCAGAAAATGGCTCCTTTATGATACCAAGATTAAGGATATGTCATTTAAATTTAATGCTGATAATAAAAAAGCGGAGGTCTCATTAGATATCGAAATGAAAGATGAACTCTTCCGGAACGCTTATTATGAAAAGATCTGGTCTTTGGAAGATATTTTGAAAGACTTTATTGGAGATTTTCAGAAAGAGGAATATTTTACCCTGGACAATGGCAAAGTGATCAGCAAAATCTGGGTTGAAAAACATGGAGTTTCCATATTCAACAAAAATAGCTGGCAGGAAGTTTTCGAGTTTTTCCGGGATAAAATGGACGGTTTTGAAAGATTTTACTATGAATATGAGGATTTCATCAAGGATGTTTAA
- a CDS encoding sulfite exporter TauE/SafE family protein, whose product MIISRKIQIRLNIFLITAVVLLITVLSMYELGYMDELLTVLAKDNYIFYWMLLVGIFAEIVAGSMGMGYGVICTTTLMFLNIPPHIVSASIHSAESFTTAAGSFSHIRLKNVSKSLVKKLAVPAVIGAIVGAVSLTYLGEYYAKITKTLIAFYTLYLGIQILSNAFKDKQNKAMKRKTNLTRLGVIGGFIDSFAGGGWGPLVTGTLIKNAFTPRFAVGSSTVAKFILTITAAVTFFLTLGVQHWNIILGLLIGGIITAPFSAMLTAKLPVKKMFLVIGVLVIVMSSITIYKSVFK is encoded by the coding sequence ATGATAATTTCAAGAAAAATCCAGATAAGACTCAATATATTCCTGATTACGGCTGTAGTACTGCTAATCACAGTTTTGTCCATGTATGAGCTGGGATATATGGATGAACTTCTGACTGTTTTAGCTAAAGATAACTATATTTTTTACTGGATGCTTCTGGTAGGTATATTTGCAGAGATTGTAGCCGGATCAATGGGGATGGGCTATGGTGTGATCTGTACGACAACTCTTATGTTCCTCAATATCCCGCCTCATATTGTAAGCGCCAGTATTCATTCTGCAGAAAGCTTTACCACAGCAGCTGGGAGTTTTAGCCATATCAGGCTTAAGAATGTAAGTAAAAGCCTGGTGAAAAAGCTGGCTGTTCCCGCTGTTATAGGGGCTATTGTAGGTGCTGTGAGTCTCACATATCTTGGGGAATACTATGCCAAGATCACAAAAACGCTTATTGCTTTCTACACCCTCTACCTGGGAATTCAGATCCTTTCCAATGCTTTTAAGGATAAGCAGAATAAAGCGATGAAAAGAAAGACCAACCTGACAAGACTTGGGGTGATAGGAGGCTTTATAGACTCTTTTGCCGGAGGTGGCTGGGGTCCGCTGGTAACCGGAACTCTTATTAAAAATGCCTTTACTCCCAGGTTTGCAGTGGGGAGCTCTACTGTTGCCAAATTTATATTAACGATTACTGCTGCCGTTACATTTTTTCTTACTTTAGGGGTTCAGCACTGGAACATTATCCTTGGACTTTTGATCGGAGGAATTATTACTGCCCCGTTTTCTGCTATGCTTACGGCTAAACTTCCTGTTAAGAAAATGTTTTTGGTGATCGGGGTTCTTGTTATAGTGATGAGTTCCATAACTATTTATAAATCAGTTTTCAAGTAA
- a CDS encoding T9SS type A sorting domain-containing protein: protein MKTKLLLASVLALSVQQTVLAQTDALGYTQANMTMGPSYQNRVFFNLANGNMVSQPANTWDVAFYRNSNFAFGTRINDALNIEVYTASTNLADWDNINIDNIASWGEPLYNPDQTTDISQGAFEQGPITSSNPNIPSTGWGTYNSLTHHIEGKAIFVLKYTGSNSYIKFAIEDAFGGYTFKYSKWNGTSWGATETRTLANGTDDAYFNYFSFTTGAKVPNMEPSRSTWDLMFTKYYTFYNNMMMYPLTGAIQGPSVKVAKVQPETQETTAFTTPADSNFSSNITTIGHSWKGIGTVNNNVVYYVKKGSDYYRMYFTTNGGASTGDMYFKYKKITATLGITEVSKKASFGIYPNPTTADKKVTVLFDVKEKTNNKGNVEVYDLTGKKVYTAELTNQAGFYKQDLNLAHLTAGNYLVKISFGGSTETKKLIVK from the coding sequence ATGAAAACAAAACTATTATTGGCTTCGGTATTGGCACTTTCTGTTCAGCAGACTGTATTGGCACAAACTGATGCACTGGGATACACACAGGCAAATATGACGATGGGACCTTCTTACCAGAACCGGGTATTTTTCAATCTTGCCAATGGTAATATGGTTTCGCAGCCGGCCAATACCTGGGATGTTGCTTTTTACAGAAACTCCAATTTTGCATTCGGAACAAGAATTAATGATGCTTTGAATATTGAAGTCTATACGGCTTCTACCAACCTTGCAGACTGGGATAATATTAATATCGATAATATAGCAAGCTGGGGCGAACCGCTTTACAATCCGGACCAGACCACTGATATCAGCCAGGGAGCTTTCGAGCAGGGTCCTATTACCTCATCCAACCCCAATATTCCGTCAACAGGCTGGGGAACATATAATTCCCTGACACACCACATTGAAGGAAAAGCAATTTTTGTTCTTAAATATACAGGCTCTAATTCCTACATTAAATTTGCTATTGAAGATGCATTCGGGGGGTATACGTTTAAATATTCCAAGTGGAACGGAACTTCATGGGGAGCTACTGAAACAAGAACTCTGGCCAATGGAACAGATGATGCTTATTTCAACTATTTTTCCTTTACTACAGGAGCCAAAGTACCCAACATGGAACCTTCCAGAAGTACATGGGACTTGATGTTTACCAAATATTACACTTTCTACAACAACATGATGATGTATCCACTTACCGGAGCCATCCAGGGACCAAGTGTAAAGGTAGCCAAAGTACAGCCTGAAACTCAGGAAACAACTGCATTCACTACCCCTGCTGACAGCAATTTTTCGTCCAACATTACCACTATAGGACATTCATGGAAAGGGATCGGAACGGTTAATAATAATGTAGTGTATTATGTAAAAAAAGGAAGTGATTACTACAGAATGTATTTCACTACCAATGGCGGAGCTTCTACAGGAGATATGTATTTCAAATACAAAAAGATTACAGCTACTTTAGGAATTACCGAGGTAAGTAAAAAAGCTTCTTTCGGGATCTACCCCAACCCTACAACAGCTGATAAAAAAGTAACCGTCCTTTTTGATGTGAAAGAAAAAACAAACAACAAAGGAAACGTCGAAGTTTATGACCTTACCGGGAAAAAAGTATACACTGCCGAACTGACTAATCAAGCCGGATTCTACAAGCAGGACCTGAACTTAGCTCACCTTACTGCCGGAAATTATCTGGTAAAAATCAGCTTCGGAGGCAGTACGGAAACGAAAAAACTCATCGTAAAATAA